Genomic window (Arthrobacter sp. StoSoilA2):
GTGTTCCTGCGACGGGAGCGGTGGAGTAGCAGTGAAGCCCATGCGCCCCGCGGTCCTGGTCATCATCGCCATCATCGCTGCCGCCATCGGTTGGCTGGCCACGGCGGCAACGAACCGCTTCAGCATGCCCACTCCCGTGCTTCCGGTCTCCGCACTGGTCACCATGGGCGTCATCGCCGTGCTCACCCTGATCATGGGAATCCGGGTGCTGCGGTGGCGCAACGGCAAGAAGAAGAACCTGCTCAACCCGATCCTGGCTGCCAGGACACTGATTCTTGCCCAGGCCTGCGCATATGCAGGGACGCTCCTTCTGGGCTGGCATGCTGGCATCTCCTTTGACCTTCTGCGAATCGGAACCTTGCGCAGTGGTGAAGGCATCCTGTGGAACGCCGTCCTGATGGGCGGTGGTGGCGTGGTGATGGTCGTCGTCGGCCTGGTGGTGGAGAGGTTCTGCCGGATCCCACCCGAAGACCTCGAAGGTGGCACTCCTGGACCGGAAACCCGCCGCGGGGAAGCAAAAGGCGAAGGCGAGTATGCATACCGAGGCGATTGACCCTCCCGGCGTCCAGTGGCTGCGGGTCTCCCCGAAGTACGTCACGGTCCGCTTGGTGGAATGGGCCATCGGAAACCTGGTGATGGTGGCCATCCTCAGCCTTCCCCTCGTGTTTGTGCAGCTGGGGTGGTGGCGTTGGCCTCCGCTGTGGCTCGCCATCACGGTACCTGCGGTGATGCTCGTCCTGGCGTTGTGGCGGCTCGTGCTGATTCCGCGCCAGGTCCGCGCAATCGGCTATGCGGAGCGCGATGACGATCTCCTCATCCGCCGCGGCATCTTTTTCCAGCGCACCATGGTGGTCCCGTATGGGCGCATGCAGTACGTGGATGTGTCTGTCGGTCCGGTGGAACGTGGACTGGGACTCTGTACTTTGAAGCTCCACACGGCGTCCGCCGGTACCAGCGCATACCTGCCCGGGCTTCCTGCCGGGGAAGGCGCACGGCTGCGTGAACAGCTCTCGGCACGTGGAGAAGCCAGGCTGGCCGGGCTGTGAGCCCGGACGGTAGCGCCACCGTAGGCCTCCCGGCTAAAGCCGACGACGGCGATTGGCGGCGCGTGCATCCAGCATCGCCGTTCGTGCGTGGCTGGGTGGCGCTTGCCGCCGTTGGATACTTTTTCGGTCGCGACGCCTTTGAACGGATACTGCAGGGGCGTGACATCCTCGATCCCAACCTCAATGGAAGGGTGCCCTGGCTGCTGGCCGGCGGGGGCATTGTGCTTCTCCTGACCGTGGGTGGATTCATCCTGAGTTGGTACTTCACGCGTTATCAGGTGGCCGGGGGCTATGTCCGGGTCAACACCGGTTTCGTGTTCAAGCAGCAGCGGCAGGCGCGGTTGGACCGTGTCCAGGCGATCGACATCGTGCAACCGCTCTTGGCGAGGATTTTTGGCCTCGCTGAACTCAAGTTTGAAGTCGCCGACGCCGGCGAGTCGGCCGTGCGGCTCGCTTACCTTCCGCTGGCCCAGGCCAAACAGCTGCGCGCCACTATCCTTGCCCGTGCCGCCGGAGTGGTGAGTGGACCGGAGACTCCACAGGAAATCCCAGAAGCGCCCGAGCACGTTGTCTTGTCCGTGCCACCTTCCCGGCTTATTGGCTCGCTCCTGCTCAGCGAGCAAACCGTGGGTATCCTGCTCGGTGCCGTGGCATCCATAGCCATCTCCGTGTATACCGAAAACAGCGCCATCTTCCTGGCGCTGATCCCGGCCGTGCTGGGCATTGGTGCTGCTTATTGGAGCTCATTCAACAAGGGCTACAACTT
Coding sequences:
- a CDS encoding PH domain-containing protein, which translates into the protein MHTEAIDPPGVQWLRVSPKYVTVRLVEWAIGNLVMVAILSLPLVFVQLGWWRWPPLWLAITVPAVMLVLALWRLVLIPRQVRAIGYAERDDDLLIRRGIFFQRTMVVPYGRMQYVDVSVGPVERGLGLCTLKLHTASAGTSAYLPGLPAGEGARLREQLSARGEARLAGL
- a CDS encoding DUF3180 domain-containing protein, whose product is MKPMRPAVLVIIAIIAAAIGWLATAATNRFSMPTPVLPVSALVTMGVIAVLTLIMGIRVLRWRNGKKKNLLNPILAARTLILAQACAYAGTLLLGWHAGISFDLLRIGTLRSGEGILWNAVLMGGGGVVMVVVGLVVERFCRIPPEDLEGGTPGPETRRGEAKGEGEYAYRGD
- a CDS encoding PH domain-containing protein, with protein sequence MSPDGSATVGLPAKADDGDWRRVHPASPFVRGWVALAAVGYFFGRDAFERILQGRDILDPNLNGRVPWLLAGGGIVLLLTVGGFILSWYFTRYQVAGGYVRVNTGFVFKQQRQARLDRVQAIDIVQPLLARIFGLAELKFEVADAGESAVRLAYLPLAQAKQLRATILARAAGVVSGPETPQEIPEAPEHVVLSVPPSRLIGSLLLSEQTVGILLGAVASIAISVYTENSAIFLALIPAVLGIGAAYWSSFNKGYNFTAAISPDGIRLRYGLLDTQAQTLPPGRIQALKVTQPPIWRIFGWYRMQVNVAGYGGAAGNENAARTTLLPVGMKPDVMRMLSLVLPDPGVEDPERVFTSGLEGLAGLTSGDAFVTTPRRARLLAPLGWRRNGFLATRTALLIRSGRWWRTLVLVPHQRTQSMALQQGPLARRFGVADLVLHTTAGPVVPRLYQADVEVAVQLFDQQAARAREARKRQTSEQWLAEVSGQVPPQPPTQSLPHAPTQEDPQHG